In Sphingopyxis sp. 113P3, one DNA window encodes the following:
- a CDS encoding IS701 family transposase, whose product MSEDWRNDLEVWLTPFLSALRHKARKRVCPAYIAGLIGPGDRKSVQPMAARDGEFGYDQLHHFVADGVWDSAPLEAVLLKEADRLVGDEAGYLVIDDTALPKKGRHSVGVAAQYASSLGKTSNCQSLVSVTLASGEVPVMVGLRLFLPESWTDDAPRMERARVPQERQVARTKPEIAIEEIDRVIASGTRFGCVLADAGYGASGPFRQALSERGLRWAVGMSRRQNVYPADTGLIFPEAATGRRRKYHVPDRTAVSAEKMLGEEKWKKISWRRGTKGKLTCKFAACRVRVADGHRHRMSDGRVQAMPSEEEVWLVGERRESGEQKYYLSNLPADTPIKALAGAIKARWICEQAHQQLKEELGLDHFEGRSWTGLHRHALMTMIAYAFLQSRRLSAAGRKKKKLGTAAATDHACRQAGDNQPLRKTATDDLPSLQ is encoded by the coding sequence ATGTCAGAGGATTGGCGCAATGATCTTGAGGTTTGGCTGACGCCATTTTTGTCGGCGTTGCGGCACAAGGCGCGGAAGCGTGTGTGCCCGGCCTATATCGCGGGATTGATCGGCCCCGGTGACCGCAAGAGCGTGCAGCCGATGGCGGCTCGTGATGGTGAGTTTGGCTACGACCAACTGCATCATTTCGTCGCGGACGGGGTGTGGGATAGTGCGCCGCTCGAGGCTGTTCTTCTGAAGGAAGCCGATCGTCTGGTTGGAGACGAAGCGGGATATCTGGTCATTGACGATACTGCCTTGCCGAAGAAGGGCCGTCATTCGGTCGGCGTGGCTGCGCAATACGCCTCCTCCCTTGGCAAGACCTCGAACTGCCAATCCCTCGTTTCGGTGACGCTAGCGTCCGGGGAGGTTCCGGTGATGGTGGGCCTGCGGCTCTTTTTGCCTGAAAGCTGGACGGACGACGCCCCCCGCATGGAGCGCGCCCGTGTCCCCCAGGAGCGACAAGTCGCTCGCACAAAGCCGGAGATCGCTATCGAGGAGATCGATCGGGTCATTGCCTCGGGCACTCGGTTCGGCTGCGTTCTAGCCGACGCCGGCTACGGGGCGAGCGGCCCCTTCCGCCAGGCTCTGAGCGAGCGTGGTTTGCGGTGGGCGGTGGGCATGTCACGGCGTCAGAATGTCTATCCGGCAGACACCGGGCTGATCTTTCCCGAGGCAGCAACAGGCAGGCGCCGCAAATATCACGTCCCCGACCGCACCGCCGTTTCTGCCGAAAAGATGCTGGGAGAAGAAAAATGGAAGAAAATCAGCTGGCGACGCGGGACCAAAGGCAAGCTGACCTGTAAATTTGCGGCATGCCGCGTCCGGGTGGCCGATGGCCACAGGCACCGCATGAGTGACGGGCGGGTCCAGGCCATGCCCAGCGAGGAGGAAGTCTGGCTGGTGGGGGAACGGCGCGAAAGCGGAGAGCAAAAATACTATCTCTCGAACTTGCCAGCCGACACGCCGATCAAGGCGCTCGCCGGTGCCATCAAGGCGCGGTGGATCTGCGAGCAGGCGCATCAGCAGCTGAAGGAGGAACTCGGTCTCGACCACTTTGAGGGCCGATCATGGACCGGACTACACCGACACGCGCTGATGACGATGATCGCCTATGCCTTTCTTCAGTCCCGCCGTCTAAGCGCAGCGGGGCGGAAAAAAAAGAAACTCGGGACCGCCGCCGCAACCGACCATGCCTGCCGTCAGGCAGGCGATAATCAACCTCTTCGCAAGACCGCCACCGACGATCTGCCCTCACTGCAATA
- a CDS encoding type IV toxin-antitoxin system AbiEi family antitoxin domain-containing protein: MSEQTTGKLKQLEHLLPEGLLVDAAWLSAHGYSTSLRTKYVASGWLEQPARRVYRRPRGQLGWQQVVISLQTLLGYRLTVGGRTALELQGYAHYLSQDRSEIHLHGPARPPSWLTTLPLTERFVYHNGTPLFGADLEDISFPSLVSDRAPDARDAGSFQDAGLRALPWGQWDWPLTVSTPERAVLELLDELPQHESFDQVDVLMEGLSDLAPRRLQKLLVRCRSVKVKRLFFFFADRHRHAWLKHVDRTAIDLGSGKRMLVKDGRYDPTYEITIPKELVEAY; this comes from the coding sequence ATGAGTGAGCAAACGACGGGGAAATTAAAGCAGCTGGAACACCTCCTGCCAGAGGGATTGCTCGTCGATGCCGCGTGGCTTTCTGCTCACGGCTACTCAACCTCACTGCGCACCAAATATGTCGCCTCGGGTTGGCTCGAACAGCCGGCTCGCCGTGTCTATCGGCGCCCTCGCGGACAGCTTGGCTGGCAGCAGGTGGTCATCTCCCTGCAGACGCTTCTAGGCTATCGTCTCACCGTTGGCGGCCGGACAGCCCTCGAGCTGCAAGGCTATGCCCATTACCTCTCACAGGATCGTTCCGAGATCCACCTTCACGGTCCAGCAAGGCCACCCAGCTGGCTCACGACGCTGCCGCTGACGGAACGGTTCGTGTATCATAACGGCACGCCGCTTTTCGGGGCCGACCTGGAGGATATCAGCTTCCCTTCCCTCGTTTCGGACCGCGCACCTGATGCGAGAGATGCGGGATCTTTTCAGGACGCCGGATTGCGCGCTCTGCCCTGGGGGCAATGGGATTGGCCGTTGACGGTATCGACGCCCGAACGGGCGGTTCTCGAACTTCTCGATGAACTCCCGCAACATGAAAGTTTCGATCAGGTCGACGTGCTGATGGAAGGTCTGAGCGATCTTGCGCCGAGGCGGCTCCAGAAGCTGCTTGTCCGCTGCCGCAGTGTGAAGGTGAAACGCCTGTTCTTCTTCTTTGCCGATCGGCACCGCCATGCATGGCTCAAGCATGTCGACCGGACCGCAATCGATCTGGGATCGGGCAAGCGCATGCTGGTCAAGGATGGCAGGTACGACCCGACCTACGAGATCACTATCCCCAAGGAACTGGTCGAGGCGTATTGA
- a CDS encoding nucleotidyl transferase AbiEii/AbiGii toxin family protein, whose amino-acid sequence MAFADTYRNQVALLIRTLPSVAAEECFAMKGGTAINLFVRDLPRLSVDIDLTYLPVQDRATSLATIDAAMARIAERINRVPRPIVLFRSSPRS is encoded by the coding sequence ATGGCATTTGCGGACACTTACCGAAATCAGGTCGCACTACTGATCCGCACACTACCTTCGGTGGCGGCGGAAGAATGCTTCGCGATGAAGGGCGGCACGGCGATCAATCTGTTCGTGCGCGACCTGCCGCGTCTCTCGGTCGATATCGACCTCACCTACCTGCCAGTGCAGGATCGCGCGACCTCGCTTGCAACGATCGATGCGGCGATGGCGCGTATCGCCGAGCGCATTAACCGTGTCCCGCGCCCGATCGTGCTCTTCAGATCATCTCCGAGAAGCTGA
- a CDS encoding WYL domain-containing protein, with amino-acid sequence MPGGNTVPKWGVERRLEFIEFRLYWEGRVNRSDIVEAFDGSVPQAPKDLMLYRERAPHNAVYDKIAKRYVASETFRPCFLKPDAAHYLTQLRSVAEDILPAAASWIAHFPSYSGPPVPTRDVTKETPRTVLSAIRNNLAIEIKYQTLSRPEPRWRWIAPHAIGFDGFRWHARAFCQIDQSYKDFLLARDVDVRGFKPNDVEPGSDTDWKEEITLEIGSHSELSEPQAKVIALDYSMRGKTKIKVHRALLYDAQRRLGLDTDPNARRPEEQQIVLLNREVVDENYR; translated from the coding sequence AAATGGGGTGTAGAGCGCCGGCTCGAATTCATTGAGTTTCGACTTTATTGGGAAGGCAGGGTCAACCGTTCCGATATCGTCGAGGCCTTTGACGGGTCGGTGCCGCAAGCGCCGAAAGATCTGATGCTTTATCGCGAACGCGCTCCGCACAACGCCGTCTACGACAAAATTGCCAAACGATACGTGGCGAGCGAGACGTTCCGGCCTTGCTTTTTAAAGCCTGACGCAGCCCATTATCTCACGCAGCTACGATCTGTCGCCGAAGACATATTGCCGGCCGCAGCCTCGTGGATTGCGCATTTCCCGTCTTACAGTGGCCCACCTGTCCCCACACGGGATGTCACGAAAGAAACGCCGCGGACCGTTCTCAGCGCCATTCGCAACAACCTTGCCATCGAGATCAAATATCAGACGCTTTCGCGGCCGGAGCCGCGCTGGCGGTGGATTGCGCCGCATGCCATCGGCTTCGATGGCTTTCGGTGGCATGCTCGGGCCTTCTGTCAGATCGACCAATCCTACAAAGACTTCCTCCTCGCTCGGGATGTCGACGTGCGTGGTTTTAAGCCCAATGACGTTGAGCCCGGTAGCGATACCGATTGGAAAGAGGAAATCACGCTGGAGATCGGGTCGCATTCCGAGCTGTCCGAGCCGCAGGCTAAGGTGATTGCACTCGATTACAGCATGCGTGGCAAGACGAAGATCAAGGTGCACAGGGCGTTGCTCTACGACGCCCAGAGGCGTCTCGGGCTTGATACCGATCCGAACGCGCGAAGGCCTGAGGAACAACAGATCGTTTTGTTGAACAGGGAGGTGGTCGATGAAAATTATCGATAA